The proteins below come from a single Streptomyces sp. SCSIO 75703 genomic window:
- a CDS encoding ANTAR domain-containing protein yields MSPDDDPDQIFALQEQVRQLKEAVVSHAVVDQAIGMIVVLGRVGPDEGWAVLKEVSQHTNTKLRNVAETILVWGRTGVMPEPVRAALEDSLDRHGPTRVPGDPPVIRSR; encoded by the coding sequence ATGTCCCCGGACGATGACCCGGACCAGATCTTCGCGCTCCAGGAGCAGGTGCGCCAGCTCAAGGAGGCCGTCGTCTCGCACGCCGTCGTCGACCAGGCGATCGGGATGATCGTGGTGCTCGGCCGGGTGGGTCCCGACGAGGGGTGGGCCGTCCTGAAGGAGGTTTCCCAGCACACGAACACCAAACTGCGCAATGTCGCGGAGACGATCCTCGTCTGGGGCCGCACCGGCGTGATGCCCGAGCCGGTCCGGGCCGCCCTCGAGGACTCGCTCGACCGCCACGGACCCACCCGCGTGCCGGGCGACCCGCCCGTCATCCGGTCTCGGTGA
- a CDS encoding pep a2, which produces METAVPCYYHLDVEVTPDRVGQVRRILAAHLRHWDLENLVEPVCSGAEMLLWGIDEHASDKNTSIELWWNRQHLITAVGGRDRALRPDQDLRGCLRHLAATSDGWGCCATGTGAKVIWFSQRARAGERVPLVPNPPEPITREGLRLPRTLLPAARLAAPAAAGVPEGAR; this is translated from the coding sequence ATGGAGACCGCAGTGCCCTGCTACTACCACCTCGACGTGGAGGTGACCCCGGACCGGGTCGGACAGGTCAGGCGCATCCTGGCCGCCCACCTGCGCCACTGGGACCTGGAGAACCTCGTCGAACCCGTCTGCTCGGGGGCGGAGATGCTGCTTTGGGGCATCGACGAGCACGCCAGCGACAAGAACACGTCGATCGAGCTGTGGTGGAACCGCCAGCACCTCATCACCGCCGTCGGCGGGCGCGACCGGGCCCTGCGGCCCGACCAGGACCTGCGCGGCTGCCTGCGGCACCTCGCCGCCACCAGCGACGGCTGGGGGTGCTGCGCCACCGGCACCGGCGCGAAGGTCATCTGGTTCTCCCAGCGCGCCCGCGCCGGCGAACGCGTCCCGCTGGTGCCGAACCCGCCGGAGCCGATCACCCGGGAGGGGCTGCGCCTGCCCCGCACGCTCCTGCCGGCCGCCCGTCTGGCCGCACCGGCCGCCGCCGGTGTCCCGGAGGGGGCCCGGTGA
- the glgX gene encoding glycogen debranching protein GlgX — MSRSRPSGEGAPVGSGHPYPLGAVYDGRGTNFALFSEVAEHVDLVLVDDDGRHTTVPVPEVDGFVWHCHLPGVGPGQRYGYRVHGPWAPSAGHRCNPAKLLLDPYSRAVDGQVDNHASLFERDPGGPDPADSAGHTMLGVVADPYFDWGDDRPPRHPYADTVIYEAHVRGLSRTHPDVPEELRGTYAGLAHPAVVGHLTSLGVTAVELMPVHQFVHDGVLRDRGLANYWGYNTIGFFAPHNGYAAHGTRGEQVTEFKSMVKALHAAGLEVILDVVYNHTAEGNEKGPTLSFRGIDNASYYRLVDGDWQHYYDTTGTGNSLLMRHPYVLQLIMDSLRYWVTEMRVDGFRFDLAATLARQFHEVDRLSAFFDLIQQDPVISRVKLIAEPWDLGEGGYQVGNFPPLWSEWNGKYRDAVRDFWRGEKHTLGEFASRLTGSSDLYQHSRRRPRASVNFVTAHDGLTLRDLVSYNDKHNEANGEDNRDGESHNRSWNCGAEGETTDPAVLELRGRQQRNFLATLLLSQGIPMLGHGDELGRTQRGNNNAYCQDDETSWIDWRLDEEQRALLDFTRRLIALRAAHPVLRRRRYFRGEPAAGRAGAPLPDLVWLLPDAREMTDEDWRRADGHAVGVFLNGDAIAEPDPHGRPVVDDSFLLLLNSHWEPARFRLPGPAYGERWTALVDTADPEGVPDETERKAGTALTVTPRGLVLLSRPSPAEGVRRPPPPAAGGTT, encoded by the coding sequence GTGAGCCGTTCCCGGCCGAGCGGGGAAGGGGCGCCCGTGGGGAGCGGGCACCCCTACCCCCTGGGCGCCGTCTACGACGGCCGGGGCACCAACTTCGCGCTGTTCAGCGAGGTCGCCGAACACGTCGACCTCGTCCTCGTCGACGACGACGGCCGCCACACCACCGTCCCCGTGCCCGAGGTCGACGGTTTCGTGTGGCACTGCCACCTGCCCGGCGTCGGTCCGGGGCAGCGCTACGGCTACCGGGTGCACGGGCCGTGGGCCCCCTCCGCCGGCCACCGCTGCAACCCCGCCAAACTGCTCCTCGATCCCTACAGCAGGGCCGTCGACGGGCAGGTCGACAACCACGCCTCCCTCTTCGAGAGGGACCCCGGCGGACCCGACCCCGCCGACAGCGCCGGGCACACCATGCTCGGCGTCGTCGCGGACCCCTACTTCGACTGGGGCGACGACCGCCCGCCCCGGCACCCCTACGCGGACACCGTGATCTACGAGGCCCACGTGCGCGGCCTCAGCCGCACCCACCCCGACGTGCCCGAGGAACTGCGCGGCACCTACGCCGGGCTGGCCCACCCCGCGGTCGTCGGCCACCTCACCTCCCTCGGCGTGACCGCCGTGGAGCTGATGCCGGTGCACCAGTTCGTGCACGACGGCGTCCTGCGGGACCGCGGCCTCGCCAACTACTGGGGCTACAACACCATCGGCTTCTTCGCCCCGCACAACGGCTACGCGGCCCACGGCACCCGCGGCGAGCAGGTCACCGAGTTCAAGTCGATGGTCAAGGCGCTGCACGCGGCCGGCCTCGAAGTCATCCTCGACGTGGTCTACAACCACACCGCCGAGGGCAACGAGAAGGGCCCCACCCTCTCCTTCCGCGGCATCGACAACGCCTCGTACTACCGCCTGGTGGACGGCGACTGGCAGCACTACTACGACACCACGGGCACCGGCAACAGCCTTCTCATGCGGCACCCGTACGTCCTCCAGCTCATCATGGACTCGCTGCGGTACTGGGTCACCGAGATGCGCGTCGACGGCTTCCGCTTCGACCTCGCGGCCACCCTGGCCCGCCAGTTCCACGAGGTGGACCGGCTCTCCGCGTTCTTCGACCTCATCCAGCAGGACCCCGTGATCAGCCGCGTCAAGCTCATCGCCGAACCGTGGGACCTGGGCGAGGGCGGCTACCAGGTGGGCAACTTCCCCCCGCTGTGGTCGGAGTGGAACGGCAAGTACCGCGACGCCGTACGGGACTTCTGGCGCGGCGAGAAGCACACGCTCGGCGAGTTCGCCTCCCGGCTGACCGGCTCCTCCGACCTGTACCAGCACAGCCGCCGCCGGCCCCGGGCCAGCGTCAACTTCGTCACCGCGCACGACGGTCTCACCCTGCGCGACCTCGTCTCGTACAACGACAAGCACAACGAGGCCAACGGCGAGGACAACCGGGACGGCGAGAGCCACAACCGCTCCTGGAACTGCGGCGCCGAGGGGGAGACCACCGACCCCGCCGTGCTGGAGCTGCGCGGGCGCCAGCAGCGCAACTTCCTCGCCACCCTCCTGCTCTCCCAGGGCATCCCCATGCTCGGCCACGGCGACGAACTGGGCCGCACCCAGCGGGGCAACAACAACGCCTACTGCCAGGACGACGAGACCTCCTGGATCGACTGGCGGCTCGACGAGGAGCAGCGGGCCCTGCTCGACTTCACCCGGCGCCTGATCGCCCTGCGCGCCGCCCATCCGGTGCTGCGCCGGCGCCGCTACTTCCGGGGCGAGCCGGCAGCCGGCCGGGCCGGCGCCCCGCTGCCCGACCTCGTGTGGCTGCTGCCGGACGCGCGGGAGATGACCGACGAGGACTGGCGGCGCGCCGACGGCCACGCGGTCGGCGTCTTCCTCAACGGCGACGCCATCGCCGAACCCGACCCGCACGGCCGGCCCGTCGTGGACGACTCCTTCCTGCTGCTGCTCAACAGTCACTGGGAGCCCGCCCGCTTCCGGCTGCCCGGCCCCGCCTACGGTGAACGCTGGACCGCCCTCGTCGACACCGCCGACCCGGAGGGCGTCCCGGACGAGACCGAACGCAAGGCCGGCACGGCGCTCACCGTCACGCCGCGCGGCCTCGTCCTGCTCTCCCGCCCCTCCCCCGCGGAGGGCGTCCGCCGGCCTCCCCCGCCGGCCGCCGGGGGAACGACGTGA
- a CDS encoding DUF5133 domain-containing protein: MLLPAKTEVARQLRRFRAWERRMLASPADVAVRATFEDSGYTLCVLMGKRCAREAADAAERYLRTTLVTYLREQGERPRGVRTPRRAPEAVDRLAPSGRTAPSGVA, from the coding sequence ATGCTGCTCCCCGCGAAGACCGAAGTCGCCCGGCAGCTACGGCGTTTCCGCGCCTGGGAGCGGAGGATGCTCGCGTCGCCCGCGGACGTGGCGGTGCGGGCGACGTTCGAGGACTCCGGCTACACCCTCTGCGTGCTCATGGGGAAGCGGTGCGCACGCGAGGCCGCGGACGCCGCGGAGCGGTACCTGCGGACCACCCTGGTCACCTACCTGCGGGAGCAGGGCGAACGGCCCCGCGGCGTCCGGACGCCGCGCCGGGCCCCGGAGGCGGTGGACCGGCTCGCCCCGTCGGGGCGGACGGCCCCCTCCGGCGTGGCGTGA
- a CDS encoding VOC family protein, which yields MNDHRTSPAGRRGTLSTHSVFGAPCWVSLTSRDLKVTEEFYSAVLGWQWRPARLGDPFRIALADGRPVAGIAAVAGMWQMAVAWTPYFAVRSANEAVSRAQERGGTAAVGPISLPPGRGALLADRDGATFGIWEGELFTEWETWRTAQPAFIRLHTRDAFDAAIFYGEVFGWADPEGDCEVQYEGGEVVLRNQGHVVARIVSGALGAAPDPAIRPHWQVHFAVEDVAACARAAEVHGGGVLAVREDEAVLRDVDGAQFTVTVRPAPR from the coding sequence ATGAACGACCACAGGACCTCCCCCGCCGGCCGGCGGGGCACCCTCTCCACGCACTCCGTGTTCGGGGCGCCCTGCTGGGTCAGCCTGACCAGCCGCGACCTGAAGGTCACCGAGGAGTTCTACTCGGCCGTACTGGGCTGGCAGTGGCGTCCCGCCCGGCTCGGCGACCCCTTCCGTATCGCGCTGGCCGACGGGCGGCCGGTCGCCGGGATCGCCGCGGTGGCCGGGATGTGGCAGATGGCGGTGGCCTGGACGCCGTACTTCGCGGTGCGCAGCGCGAACGAGGCGGTGTCGCGGGCGCAGGAGCGCGGCGGCACCGCCGCGGTCGGGCCGATCTCCCTGCCGCCGGGCCGGGGCGCGCTGCTCGCCGACCGGGACGGGGCGACCTTCGGCATCTGGGAGGGCGAGCTGTTCACGGAGTGGGAGACCTGGCGCACCGCCCAGCCGGCCTTCATCCGGCTGCACACCCGCGACGCCTTCGACGCCGCCATCTTCTACGGCGAGGTGTTCGGCTGGGCCGACCCCGAGGGGGACTGCGAGGTCCAGTACGAGGGCGGCGAGGTGGTCCTGCGCAACCAGGGGCACGTCGTGGCGCGGATCGTGTCGGGGGCGCTGGGGGCGGCGCCCGACCCGGCCATCCGGCCGCACTGGCAGGTGCACTTCGCCGTCGAGGACGTCGCGGCGTGCGCGCGCGCCGCGGAGGTGCACGGCGGCGGGGTGCTGGCGGTGCGCGAGGACGAGGCGGTGCTGCGGGACGTGGACGGCGCGCAGTTCACGGTGACCGTGCGCCCGGCGCCCCGCTGA